A genomic region of Anaerolineales bacterium contains the following coding sequences:
- the rpoC gene encoding DNA-directed RNA polymerase subunit beta' produces the protein METKGLRALRISLASPETIRSWSYGEVLKPETINYRRLRPEKDGLFDEAIFGPTRDWQCYCGKYKNIRYKGIICDKCGVEVTRSSVRRERMGHISLAAPVAHVWYTRRVPSYLGLLLDISRRNLDRVLYFAQYVVTYVDEDARQKALARLDEEISSAEKEHAAQINAQIAAAKQQRDEKLGKLEERTKEIEGRYDEELAAKIDPVIKEGQRVETKLQEQMGTAVKAAITFSAIKGNLVKAGEVVENKHLARVQEIVKDFLEDNEKKIGEKKQAELERIAVEKASIKAESELAMNNLRDSLDEKVSSNEHEDQVRTREELEDLRPMTFMGENRYRELRARYGQVFRADMGAEAFYDILERLDLDRLSEELWKELRTSRSKQRRRKATNRLRVVEAFRRSSNRPEWMILTVLPVIPPDLRPMVQLDGGRFATSDLNDLYRRVINRNNRLKRLLELGAPDVIVRNEKRMLQEAVDSLIDNSQRGKALSRRGRRELKSLSDLLKGKKGRFRRNLLGKRVDYSGRSVIVVGPQLKLYQCGLPKSMALELYKPFVISRLVSANYAANVKGAKRIIDRNRPEVYEVLEEVIKDRPVLLNRAPTLHRLGIQAFEPILIEGSAIQLHPLVTTAFNADFDGDQMAVHVPLSQKAVWEARELMLSTKNLLKPADGEPIIGPSKDMVLGVYYLSMQPKPLPGKQQPRVFGDMDEVLMVYQLGQLDVHSPIRLRAETWYGEDNKRLPAAETRFLDTTVGRVLLNLELEPEIRFVNKVIDKGGIKDLIAELLEVTGDEKRTTDVADRVKDIGFRYATRSGTTIAISDITIPDEKEGIVAAAMEREQAVEEDFRRGLLTEQEQNERVIEIWQETTNTVASAVRKSMDENGNLATMANSGATKGGFSSISQLAGMRGMMADPSGRIIPLPIRSNFREGLTTLEYFISTHGSRKGLADTALRTADAGYLTRRLVDVAQDVITTIEDCGTDEGIWMRSADDVADQSLASRIFGRVAAHNIADPNTGEVLVEKGQLLDHDQTRKVAASGVQDVYVYSPMTCEAEQGICVKCYGMDMGRGREVALGAAIGIVAAQSIGEPGTQLTLRTFHTGGVAAESDITTGLPRVEELFEARRQPKGEAVVAELSGTVEVAQSERFSDLRVIRILHAEMVHDEYELPKGYRIAVEDGSKVEAGDVIASLKEAELKAENGGKVRVEDRKIFVSYEHKDSIEYEVPNTTRMLIPNGAKVEAGQALTEGSLNPHSILRIQGREACYMYLLTEVQQVYRSQGQNIHDKHFEVIIRKMMSKVQVTRPGDTGMLPGDYVSRLELRHKNEALLAEGKEPAKFVDVLLGITKASLSTDSFLSAASFQHTIKVLAGAAIGGQEDPLTGLKENVILGKLIPAGTGHEANAHLLPQPEPRKEEFAAVVAPVGEMGIAGDGFGLGDGLTASPEAPADPLPPSSEE, from the coding sequence ATGGAAACAAAGGGATTGCGTGCATTGCGCATTAGCTTGGCCTCGCCCGAGACCATTCGCAGTTGGTCCTATGGCGAAGTGCTCAAGCCGGAGACGATCAACTACCGCCGCTTGCGCCCGGAGAAGGATGGCCTCTTTGATGAAGCCATCTTTGGCCCCACGCGTGACTGGCAGTGTTACTGCGGCAAGTACAAGAACATCCGCTACAAAGGCATCATTTGTGACAAGTGTGGCGTAGAAGTTACCCGCTCCTCGGTGCGCCGTGAGCGCATGGGCCACATCTCGCTGGCCGCCCCGGTGGCGCATGTGTGGTACACGCGCCGCGTACCCTCTTACCTCGGCTTGCTGCTCGATATTTCGCGCCGCAACCTGGACCGCGTGCTGTACTTTGCGCAATATGTCGTCACCTATGTAGACGAAGACGCGCGCCAGAAGGCTTTGGCCCGCCTGGACGAAGAGATCAGCTCGGCAGAGAAAGAGCACGCCGCGCAGATCAACGCTCAGATCGCCGCTGCCAAGCAGCAACGCGACGAGAAACTGGGCAAGCTGGAAGAGCGTACCAAGGAAATCGAAGGCCGCTATGACGAAGAGCTGGCCGCCAAGATCGACCCGGTGATCAAAGAAGGCCAACGCGTCGAGACCAAGCTGCAAGAGCAGATGGGCACGGCGGTGAAGGCCGCCATCACCTTCAGCGCCATCAAGGGCAACTTGGTGAAGGCTGGTGAGGTGGTGGAGAACAAGCACCTCGCCCGCGTGCAGGAGATCGTCAAAGACTTCCTGGAAGACAACGAAAAGAAGATCGGCGAGAAGAAGCAAGCCGAACTGGAACGCATTGCAGTGGAGAAGGCCAGCATCAAGGCTGAATCCGAACTGGCGATGAACAACCTGCGTGACTCGCTGGATGAAAAAGTCTCCAGCAATGAGCACGAAGACCAGGTGCGCACCCGCGAAGAGCTGGAAGACCTGCGCCCGATGACCTTCATGGGCGAGAACCGCTACCGCGAGCTGCGCGCCCGCTACGGCCAGGTGTTCCGCGCCGACATGGGCGCCGAGGCCTTCTATGACATCCTCGAACGTCTCGACCTCGACCGCCTGAGCGAAGAACTCTGGAAGGAACTGCGCACCTCGCGCAGCAAGCAGCGCCGCCGCAAGGCCACCAACCGCCTGCGCGTGGTGGAGGCCTTCCGCCGCTCGAGCAACCGCCCGGAGTGGATGATCCTCACCGTATTGCCGGTCATCCCGCCCGACCTGCGCCCGATGGTGCAGTTGGACGGTGGCCGCTTTGCGACCTCTGACCTGAATGACCTGTATCGCCGCGTGATCAACCGCAACAACCGCCTCAAGCGTCTGCTCGAGCTGGGTGCGCCGGACGTGATCGTGCGCAACGAGAAGCGCATGCTGCAGGAAGCGGTCGACTCGCTGATCGATAACTCGCAGCGCGGCAAGGCGCTCTCGCGCCGTGGCCGCCGCGAACTAAAATCCCTGAGCGATCTGCTCAAGGGCAAGAAGGGCCGCTTCCGCCGCAACCTGTTGGGTAAGCGTGTGGATTACTCCGGCCGTTCCGTGATCGTGGTTGGCCCGCAGCTCAAGCTGTACCAGTGCGGTCTGCCCAAGAGCATGGCGCTGGAGCTGTACAAGCCCTTCGTCATCTCGCGTTTGGTGAGCGCCAACTACGCTGCTAACGTCAAGGGCGCCAAGCGCATCATTGACCGCAATCGCCCCGAAGTGTACGAAGTGCTCGAGGAGGTCATCAAAGACCGCCCCGTACTGCTCAACCGTGCGCCAACCCTGCACCGCCTCGGCATCCAGGCTTTCGAGCCGATCCTGATCGAAGGTAGCGCCATCCAACTGCACCCGCTGGTGACCACCGCCTTCAACGCGGACTTTGACGGTGACCAGATGGCCGTGCACGTACCGCTTTCACAGAAAGCGGTGTGGGAAGCGCGCGAACTGATGCTCTCCACCAAAAACTTGCTCAAGCCCGCCGACGGCGAGCCGATCATTGGCCCCTCCAAGGACATGGTCTTGGGCGTGTACTACCTCAGCATGCAGCCCAAGCCGCTGCCCGGCAAGCAACAGCCGCGCGTGTTTGGCGATATGGACGAAGTGTTGATGGTCTACCAGCTCGGCCAGTTGGACGTGCATTCGCCGATCCGCCTGCGCGCCGAGACCTGGTATGGCGAGGACAACAAGCGCTTGCCGGCGGCCGAGACGCGCTTCCTGGATACCACGGTTGGCCGCGTGTTGCTCAACCTGGAATTGGAGCCTGAGATCCGCTTTGTCAACAAAGTGATTGACAAGGGGGGGATCAAGGACCTGATCGCTGAGCTGCTCGAAGTGACCGGTGACGAAAAGCGCACCACCGATGTGGCTGACCGGGTGAAGGACATTGGCTTCCGCTATGCCACGCGCTCGGGTACCACCATCGCCATTTCTGACATCACCATCCCCGATGAGAAAGAGGGCATCGTGGCGGCGGCGATGGAGCGCGAGCAGGCCGTGGAGGAAGACTTCCGCCGTGGCTTGCTGACCGAGCAAGAGCAGAACGAACGAGTGATTGAGATCTGGCAGGAAACCACCAATACGGTGGCGAGCGCCGTGCGCAAGAGCATGGACGAGAACGGCAACCTGGCCACCATGGCCAACTCCGGCGCCACCAAGGGTGGCTTCAGCTCCATCTCGCAGTTGGCCGGTATGCGCGGCATGATGGCTGACCCTTCGGGGCGCATTATCCCGCTGCCGATCCGTTCCAACTTCCGCGAGGGCTTGACCACGCTGGAATACTTCATCTCCACCCACGGTTCGCGCAAGGGTCTGGCGGATACCGCGCTGCGTACGGCGGATGCCGGTTACCTCACCCGCCGTCTGGTGGATGTGGCGCAGGACGTCATCACCACCATCGAAGACTGTGGCACCGACGAAGGCATCTGGATGCGCTCGGCGGATGACGTCGCTGACCAATCGCTGGCCAGCCGCATCTTTGGCCGCGTGGCCGCCCACAACATCGCTGACCCGAACACCGGCGAGGTGCTGGTGGAGAAGGGCCAACTGCTCGACCATGACCAGACCCGCAAGGTGGCTGCTTCTGGCGTGCAGGATGTGTACGTCTACTCGCCGATGACCTGTGAAGCAGAGCAGGGCATCTGTGTCAAATGCTACGGGATGGATATGGGCCGCGGCCGTGAAGTGGCGCTGGGCGCCGCCATCGGTATCGTGGCGGCCCAATCCATCGGTGAGCCCGGTACGCAGTTGACGCTGCGTACCTTCCACACCGGTGGTGTCGCCGCCGAGTCGGACATCACCACGGGTCTGCCGCGCGTGGAGGAGCTCTTCGAAGCCCGCCGCCAACCCAAGGGTGAAGCTGTGGTGGCCGAACTGAGCGGCACGGTGGAAGTGGCGCAATCGGAGCGCTTTAGCGATCTGCGCGTCATCCGCATTCTGCATGCGGAGATGGTGCATGACGAATACGAGCTGCCCAAGGGCTACCGCATTGCGGTAGAGGATGGCAGCAAGGTGGAAGCGGGCGATGTGATCGCCTCGCTGAAGGAAGCCGAGTTGAAGGCCGAGAACGGTGGCAAAGTGCGCGTTGAGGATCGCAAGATCTTCGTTTCCTACGAGCACAAAGACTCGATCGAGTATGAAGTGCCCAACACCACGCGCATGTTGATCCCCAACGGCGCCAAGGTGGAAGCTGGCCAGGCGTTGACCGAAGGTTCGCTCAACCCGCATTCGATCCTGCGCATTCAGGGCCGTGAAGCCTGCTACATGTACTTGCTCACCGAAGTGCAGCAGGTATATCGTTCGCAAGGCCAGAACATTCACGATAAACACTTTGAAGTCATCATCCGCAAGATGATGTCCAAGGTGCAGGTCACCCGCCCGGGTGACACCGGCATGCTGCCGGGCGACTACGTCAGCCGCCTGGAGCTGCGCCACAAGAATGAGGCGCTGCTGGCTGAAGGCAAAGAGCCGGCCAAGTTTGTGGACGTGTTGCTGGGCATCACCAAGGCCTCGCTGAGCACGGACTCGTTCCTTTCGGCGGCTTCGTTCCAGCACACCATCAAGGTGTTGGCGGGCGCGGCCATCGGTGGGCAGGAAGATCCGCTGACGGGCCTGAAGGAGAACGTCATCCTCGGCAAGCTGATCCCGGCGGGCACTGGCCACGAGGCCAACGCTCACCTGCTGCCACAGCCTGAGCCGCGCAAAGAAGAATTTGCCGCGGTGGTGGCCCCGGTGGGTGAGATGGGCATCGCTGGCGATGGCTTTGGCCTGGGCGACGGGCTGACCGCATCGCCGGAGGCTCCGGCTGACCCGCTGCCCCCGAGCAGCGAAGAGTAA